From Rutidosis leptorrhynchoides isolate AG116_Rl617_1_P2 chromosome 3, CSIRO_AGI_Rlap_v1, whole genome shotgun sequence, a single genomic window includes:
- the LOC139899870 gene encoding uncharacterized protein, protein MLSRIDLPLRNALCSTPISFEMRCVILMSNEEEKRCPLCGEEMDLTAQKLKPCKCGYEESVGGNSKTVMIDHEGETTVNNTLKYASLAFKNKNKPIVNNVGNRVGNRVGNMVGLRLQTMRYEIGSLKNIIETLQAELSKKEVDSIEEMNAMREEKRALEASVQEKDAVIETLRNEIEILQKKVQTILGKEKEVDHCECSSRATCVRGCECVQQNRLCSTSCSCIVRKCLNRDDKEKAEYAAKLLQNAAKGLVSEM, encoded by the exons ATGCTATCTAGAATTGACCTTCCTTTAAGAAACGCGCTTTGTTCTACACCAATCAGTTTTGAGATG AGGTGTGTTATACTGATGAGTAACGAAGAAGAGAAGAGGTGTCCTTTGTGTGGTGAAGAGATGGATTTGACTGCTCAAAAATTGAAGCCTTGCAAATGTGGTTATGAG GAATCTGTTGGGGGAAACAGCAAAACAGTTATGATTG ATCATGAAGGAGAAACAACCGTGAACAACACGCTCAAGTATGCAAGTTTGGCTTTCAAGAATAAGAACAAACCCATT GTAAACAACGTTGGAAATAGGGTTGGAAACAGGGTTGGAAATATGGTTGGTCTTCGGTTGCAGACCATGAGATATGAAATTGGGAGTTTGAAAAACATAATCGAAACTTTACAAGCCGAGTTATCTAAGAAGGAGGTGGATTCAATTGAAGAAATGAATGCAATGAGAGAGGAAAAAAGAGCATTGGAAGCATCAGTGCAAGAAAAAGATGCTGTGATTGAAACTTTAAGAAATGAGATAGAAATCTTGCAGAAGAAGGTTCAAACGATTCTTGGAAAGGAAAAGGAGGTAGATCACTGTGAGTGCTCTTCTCGCGCCACGTGTGTAAGAGGTTGCGAGTGTGTTCAGCAGAACAGGCTATGCTCCACTTCTTGCAGTTGCATTGTAAGAAAGTGTCTTAATCGAGATGATAAAGAGAAGGCGGAATACGCTGCGAAACTCCTTCAGAACGCTGCTAAAGGCCTCGTATCTGag ATGTAA
- the LOC139899623 gene encoding uncharacterized protein, giving the protein MNYTTYFFYFFKFTWSIFKVEALKSSDIQAHPSDRDSIQQDQSSNVNSGRRFQVVASFRLVWWNQGSKSRTKLSIWRPILPQQVVQFVDIAVRECTPFYCIYQHMALLCHSCLFFDVYTVL; this is encoded by the coding sequence ATGAATTACACCAcatactttttttatttttttaaatttacgTGGAGCATCTTCAAAGTTGAAGCACTGAAAAGTTCAGACATTCAAGCACATCCATCGGATCGTGATAGTATTCAACAAGATCAGTCGTCAAATGTAAATTCTGGTAGGCGTTTTCAAGTTGTTGCTAGTTTTCGTTTGGTATGGTGGAATCAAGGCTCCAAATCAAGAACGAAACTGTCTATATGGCGTCCTATACTTCCACAACAAGTGGTGCAATTCGTTGATATTGCTGTTAGAGAGTGTACTCCTTTCTACTGTATATATCAACATATGGCTCTGCTCTGTCATTCATGTTTGTTCTTCGACGTATATACTGTATTATGA
- the LOC139899871 gene encoding uncharacterized protein — MSKKRKAKCFIFKADFEKAFDNVRWKYLFDIMGRMGFGIKWRKWIDSCLRSASISVLVNGSPTREFNLQKGIRQGDPLSPYLFIIASEGLNILVNIAVRDGLVRGVGIGDNRIRISHLQFADDTIFFGEWNNRNVSNVHKTLACFEKVSGLKINMSKSLLYGIGIPQADIVSMALKFGCEIGKMPFTYLGMPIGQKSHKKMCGVRSGHYIWIGGTSFKDRFPRLFRLETNQDVYVSERIQGTAESRRYAWSWSREPSGRILGELQQISLMINNNATLGEGPAVWEWTLDSTGSYNSRLVAEKIDELLILRSGHYQETMKNNYIPQKIDSILCPMCNDYIETVEHAIILCKVAKDIWKAIYNWWGSNPPDNASLSNHFSGSGRDNLTGGNKKIWQAVEWVTG; from the exons ATGTCAAAAAAAAGAAAGGCTAAATGCTTCATATTTAAGGCAGATTTCGAGAAAGCTTTTGATAATGTTCGGTGGAAATACCTCTTCGACATTATGGGTAGGATGGGGTTTGGTATAAAGTGGAGGAAATGGATAGATTCTTGCTTACGATCAGCGTCTATCTCCGTGCTTGTTAATGGGTCCCCAACTAGAGAGTTTAACTTGCAAAAAGGTATTCGTCAGGGGGATCCCCTATCACCATATCTATTCATTATTGCAAGCGAAGGCCTTAATATCCTTGTTAATATTGCTGTCAGGGATGGGTTGGTAAGAGGTGTGGGTATTGGGGATAATAGAATTCGGATTTCTCACCTTCAATTTGCTGATGATACGATATTTTTTGGGGAATGGAATAACCGAAATGTGTCAAATGTTCACAAAACCCTCGCGTGCTTTGAGAAAGTTTCAGGATTAAAAATCAACATGAGTAAAAGTCTGTTATATGGCATTGGGATTCCACAAGCTGATATAGTTTCCATGGCTCTCAAATTCGGGTGTGAGATTGGTAAAATGCCATTTACATACCTAGGTATGCCTATCGGACAGAAATCTCATAAAAAGATGTGTGGGGTTCG ttcgggtcactacatctggaTTGGTGGCACCTCCTTCAAGGATAGGTTTCCTCGCCTATTCAGACTCGAAACTAATCAGGATGTGTACGTTAGCGAAAGAATTCAAGGAACGGCCGAATCAAGAAGGTATGCATGGAGCTGGTCAAGAGAACCTTCGGGTCGAATTTTAGGGGAGCTGCAACAAATCAGCCTGATGATCAACAATAATGCAACACTTGGTGAAGGGCCTGCTGTTTGGGAATGGACCTTGGATTCCACTGGTTCGTATAATTCCAGGTTAGTGGCTGAAAAAATTGATGAACTTTTGATTTTGAGATCGGGGCATTATCAGGAAACGATGAAGAACAATTATATCCCACAAAAAATAG ACTCTATATTATGTCCCATGTGCAATGACTACATCGAAACTGTGGAGCATGCTATCATCTTGTGTAAAGTGGCGAAGGACATATGGAAAGCTATCTATAATTGGTGGGGGTCTAATCCTCCCGATAACGCTAGCTTATCCAATCACTTCTCTGGCTCGGGTAGAGATAACCTTACAGGTGGGAACAAGAAAATCTGGCAAGCGGTTGAATGGGTCACCGGGTAA